In Egicoccus sp. AB-alg2, the following are encoded in one genomic region:
- a CDS encoding EAL domain-containing protein, which translates to MDVRQRLRSPEHTRRLDDPLAPDVVWLLAGTAVLGHLVALWVGSHDAAMVAYGLRDLWTHEVVAVVAGLLTVVPALVTVAAARAASTPLAEVAPGPDGRPHLPARPQVRARTLAAVVPTGGGRLGRGLVTDPRQATEALRQGLDDAQVRLVFEPLVIPSTDTVAGAEVRLRWDAPAGATLEHEAVLEAAAHADSSTELGVWMVEQAIAERSRWPTGMFVAVDVPGGLVADPTPLVRAVTGACRRFGVRPEDVWLEFDERVVADVPLAGASLQAVAATGARIVLDRFGACNASLIQLRELPVDACKLDPSLVDALLDPAGMFVVKAVRTVVHAYDMEVVAAGVATPDQRLLLDDLGFDLLQGDGAHGPLTAPEFRALLAVVPDVPAEPPAPTPADPVHATTSAQQQRVLYYRDERVLAEWVADAFAAGLAAGHPVVAIADATRLHAVTECLLERGVDVLAELRAGRLVEVEARTVLDRLLTTDTVPDAIAFEELLDDLLSIPGRPWVYSELTAQLWERGDVAATMAMEALWERALERDPFLLLRSHRTYETISDGATDAVEW; encoded by the coding sequence GTGGACGTCCGTCAGCGCCTCCGCTCCCCCGAGCACACGCGACGACTCGACGACCCCCTGGCACCGGACGTGGTGTGGCTCCTGGCCGGCACGGCGGTGCTCGGCCACCTCGTCGCCCTGTGGGTCGGCTCCCACGACGCCGCCATGGTCGCGTACGGACTGCGTGACCTCTGGACGCACGAGGTCGTCGCCGTCGTGGCCGGCCTGCTGACCGTCGTCCCGGCGCTGGTGACCGTCGCGGCGGCCCGGGCCGCGTCGACCCCGCTGGCCGAAGTCGCCCCCGGCCCGGACGGTCGACCGCACCTGCCGGCACGCCCGCAGGTGCGGGCGCGGACGCTGGCCGCCGTCGTGCCGACCGGGGGCGGCCGCCTCGGCCGCGGCCTCGTGACCGACCCGAGACAGGCGACGGAGGCGCTCCGTCAGGGTCTGGACGACGCGCAGGTCCGGCTGGTGTTCGAGCCACTGGTCATCCCGTCGACCGACACCGTCGCGGGCGCCGAGGTGCGCCTGCGCTGGGACGCGCCGGCAGGGGCCACGCTCGAGCACGAGGCCGTGCTGGAAGCGGCGGCGCACGCCGACTCCAGCACCGAACTGGGCGTCTGGATGGTCGAGCAGGCCATCGCCGAGCGGTCCCGCTGGCCGACGGGCATGTTCGTCGCGGTCGACGTGCCGGGCGGCCTCGTCGCGGACCCGACACCGCTCGTCCGCGCGGTCACCGGTGCCTGCCGACGGTTCGGGGTGCGACCCGAGGACGTGTGGCTGGAGTTCGACGAACGTGTCGTGGCCGACGTGCCACTGGCGGGCGCCTCGCTCCAGGCCGTCGCCGCCACGGGCGCGCGGATCGTGCTGGACCGGTTCGGGGCCTGCAACGCCTCGCTGATCCAGCTGCGTGAGCTGCCGGTCGATGCCTGCAAGCTCGATCCGTCGCTCGTGGACGCGCTGCTCGATCCCGCCGGCATGTTCGTCGTCAAGGCGGTCCGCACGGTCGTGCACGCCTACGACATGGAGGTCGTCGCCGCCGGGGTCGCCACGCCGGACCAGCGGCTGCTCCTCGACGACCTCGGCTTCGACCTGTTGCAGGGCGACGGGGCACACGGGCCGCTGACGGCTCCCGAGTTCCGGGCACTACTCGCCGTGGTCCCGGACGTGCCGGCCGAGCCGCCCGCCCCGACGCCCGCGGATCCCGTCCACGCCACCACGTCCGCGCAGCAGCAGCGCGTCCTCTACTACCGCGACGAGCGGGTGCTGGCCGAGTGGGTCGCCGACGCGTTCGCCGCCGGGCTGGCCGCCGGCCATCCCGTGGTCGCCATCGCCGACGCGACACGCCTCCATGCCGTGACCGAGTGCCTGCTCGAACGCGGCGTGGACGTCCTGGCCGAGCTGCGCGCCGGACGGCTCGTCGAGGTGGAGGCGCGCACCGTCCTCGACCGCCTCCTGACCACCGACACCGTCCCCGACGCGATCGCCTTCGAGGAGCTCCTCGACGACCTGCTGAGCATCCCCGGGCGGCCGTGGGTCTACAGCGAACTGACGGCACAGCTGTGGGAACGCGGCGACGTGGCGGCGACGATGGCGATGGAGGCCCTGTGGGAGCGGGCGCTCGAGCGTGACCCGTTCCTGTTGCTGCGCAGCCATCGGACCTACGAGACCATCAGCGACGGGGCCACCGACGCCGTCGAGTGGTGA
- a CDS encoding response regulator, with protein MVLVDDHQVFAQALRDTLVHQGIDVVGVANRLRPVRGLVDRLRPQVVVMDVRLPDGDGTRATAELTRRSPDTRVLLLSASSGPELLAQAVESGAAGFLPKTASLPEVVDGIRQIAAGHVLFTPIELRSATTALRDRDVRSAELTAREREVLQLLAEPCSTEEIARRLVISRHTVRNHVRNLMAKLGVHTKLEAVTLAIRNGWVAPVDGVDGRSATAPQRLGNGR; from the coding sequence GTGGTCCTGGTCGACGACCACCAGGTCTTCGCCCAGGCCCTGCGCGACACGCTCGTGCACCAGGGCATCGACGTCGTGGGTGTGGCGAACCGCCTGCGGCCGGTCCGCGGGCTCGTCGATCGCCTGCGCCCGCAGGTCGTCGTCATGGACGTCCGCCTGCCGGACGGCGACGGCACCCGCGCGACGGCCGAACTGACGCGTCGGTCGCCAGATACCCGGGTCCTGTTGCTGTCGGCCTCGAGCGGTCCGGAGCTGCTTGCGCAGGCCGTGGAATCCGGTGCGGCCGGGTTCCTGCCGAAGACGGCCAGCCTGCCCGAGGTGGTCGACGGCATCCGGCAGATCGCCGCCGGCCACGTGCTGTTCACCCCGATCGAACTGCGTTCGGCCACGACGGCGCTGCGGGATCGCGACGTGCGCTCGGCCGAGTTGACCGCCCGCGAGCGCGAGGTCCTGCAGTTGCTCGCGGAACCCTGCTCGACCGAGGAGATCGCCCGGCGGCTCGTGATCTCTCGGCACACGGTGCGCAACCACGTGCGCAACCTCATGGCGAAGCTGGGCGTACACACGAAGCTGGAGGCCGTCACGCTGGCGATCCGCAACGGATGGGTGGCGCCGGTCGACGGGGTGGACGGCCGGTCGGCCACAGCACCGCAACGGCTCGGGAACGGCCGGTAG
- a CDS encoding PAS domain-containing protein — MAARAGFDDGDDMEAAADPSRGAVHDARNAALIGPLVEAAPIGLGVVDDTLRFRYVNAHLGKLHDRPAEVHVGHPVVDVLPDLWPSIEPLLRRALDGEVLVDELVTGPSPADAADVRHWLASLFPLRRGTGRRAVGVVVRDVTAPHRAQERLGHSERLLAEAERVARLGSWEWLVEQDVVTMSDEMRRILGHDPDERFGYGTLLAGIHPDDVEGFAALVDHALRAGGSYESRYRYQRPDGRVRVLHERGECVADDGRAVRMLGTVQDVTEEVERQRERAELLHRSVTAADDERQRLAERLHDDVVQVLAATDLRLQLLGQQADVGVEHVRRLVAEAVDALRRTILELASADVVDGGLASAVSAYAHRLLEVDGIAVDVAVDGVDDLPDDVALTAYRITQEALANVRRHAHARHVRVEVRREGDALRGEVVDDGRGLPDGSLESPGHLGLRLMRERAEVLGGHASVTRAQPRGTRVSWDLPA, encoded by the coding sequence GTGGCCGCCCGGGCCGGGTTCGACGACGGGGACGACATGGAGGCCGCAGCCGATCCGAGTCGCGGCGCCGTCCACGACGCGCGCAACGCCGCCCTGATCGGCCCACTCGTCGAGGCGGCGCCGATCGGCCTGGGCGTGGTCGACGACACCCTGCGGTTCCGTTACGTGAACGCGCACCTCGGGAAGCTGCACGACCGCCCCGCCGAGGTCCACGTGGGGCACCCCGTCGTCGACGTGTTGCCGGACCTGTGGCCGTCGATCGAGCCGCTGCTGCGACGCGCCCTCGACGGTGAGGTCCTGGTCGACGAACTCGTCACCGGTCCGTCACCGGCGGATGCCGCCGACGTCCGACACTGGCTGGCCAGCCTCTTCCCCCTGCGCCGGGGGACCGGCCGGCGGGCGGTCGGAGTCGTCGTGCGCGACGTCACGGCCCCGCACCGCGCCCAGGAGCGCCTCGGGCACAGCGAACGCCTCCTCGCGGAGGCCGAGCGTGTCGCCCGACTGGGCAGCTGGGAGTGGCTGGTCGAGCAGGACGTCGTGACCATGTCCGACGAGATGCGGCGCATCCTCGGCCACGACCCCGACGAACGGTTCGGCTACGGGACCCTGCTCGCCGGCATCCATCCCGACGACGTGGAGGGCTTCGCGGCGCTGGTCGACCATGCTCTGCGGGCCGGTGGTTCGTACGAGAGCCGTTACCGCTACCAGCGGCCCGACGGGCGCGTCCGCGTGCTCCACGAACGCGGTGAGTGCGTGGCGGACGACGGACGGGCCGTACGGATGCTCGGCACCGTGCAGGACGTCACCGAGGAGGTCGAGCGGCAGCGGGAGCGGGCCGAGTTGCTGCACCGCAGCGTCACCGCCGCCGACGACGAACGCCAGCGGCTGGCGGAACGGCTGCACGACGACGTCGTCCAGGTGCTGGCCGCCACGGACCTGCGTCTGCAGCTGCTGGGCCAGCAGGCGGACGTCGGCGTCGAGCACGTCCGGCGCCTGGTCGCGGAGGCGGTCGACGCCCTCCGCCGCACGATCCTGGAGCTGGCGAGTGCGGACGTCGTTGACGGCGGGCTGGCATCCGCCGTGTCGGCGTACGCACACCGGCTGCTGGAGGTCGACGGGATCGCGGTCGACGTCGCGGTCGACGGCGTCGACGACCTCCCGGACGACGTCGCGCTCACGGCCTACCGGATCACCCAGGAGGCGCTCGCGAACGTCCGTCGGCACGCGCACGCCCGGCACGTGCGCGTCGAGGTGCGCCGGGAGGGCGACGCCCTGCGCGGCGAGGTCGTCGACGACGGCCGCGGACTGCCGGACGGCTCGCTCGAGTCGCCGGGGCACCTCGGCCTGCGACTCATGCGCGAGCGCGCCGAGGTCCTGGGCGGCCACGCGAGCGTGACCCGGGCCCAGCCGCGGGGTACCCGGGTCAGCTGGGACCTGCCGGCCTGA
- a CDS encoding lysostaphin resistance A-like protein produces MGTTRHPVDTTSARASGDPTDAAGTPPEHRPPSPQQHALPLSILLHLLPGAALTVFIVLAAPVVRAAGFPSVFALFVGIPLVIVPIELGILLLHARRATGSFSLRATVVYRERMATRRLVPMVLGLFAWFTVLLALATAVLDEWIAARFFTWVPDAILQFSAVQEAGESAPAAATLVMIVVAFVFNGVVGPVTEELYFRGYLLPRIDRYGRWAPVLNTVLFSLYHFWTPWQNLTRIVGFLPLTWVAWRRRSTQVAMAAHVTINLVFLLGLLALVAGGS; encoded by the coding sequence ATGGGCACGACACGACACCCGGTCGACACCACGTCCGCTCGCGCCAGCGGCGACCCCACGGACGCTGCCGGCACGCCACCCGAGCACCGGCCGCCGAGCCCGCAGCAGCACGCCCTGCCGCTGTCGATCCTGCTGCATCTGCTGCCGGGCGCGGCCCTGACCGTCTTCATCGTCCTCGCCGCGCCCGTGGTGCGGGCGGCGGGCTTCCCGTCCGTGTTCGCGCTGTTCGTCGGCATCCCGCTGGTCATCGTCCCGATCGAGCTCGGCATCCTGCTGCTCCACGCCAGGCGGGCGACGGGCTCCTTCTCGTTGCGCGCCACCGTCGTCTACCGCGAGCGAATGGCCACCCGCCGCCTGGTGCCGATGGTGCTCGGACTGTTCGCCTGGTTCACCGTGCTGCTGGCGCTGGCGACCGCCGTGCTGGACGAATGGATCGCCGCCCGGTTCTTCACCTGGGTGCCCGACGCCATCCTGCAGTTCTCGGCCGTGCAGGAGGCCGGCGAGTCGGCCCCTGCCGCGGCCACGCTCGTCATGATCGTCGTCGCGTTCGTGTTCAACGGCGTCGTCGGTCCGGTGACCGAGGAGCTGTACTTCCGTGGCTACCTGCTGCCGCGCATCGACCGGTACGGGCGGTGGGCGCCGGTGCTCAACACGGTGCTGTTCTCGCTCTACCACTTCTGGACGCCGTGGCAGAACCTGACCCGGATCGTGGGTTTCCTCCCGCTGACGTGGGTGGCGTGGCGCCGCCGTAGCACGCAGGTCGCCATGGCCGCGCACGTGACCATCAACCTCGTCTTCCTGCTGGGCCTGCTCGCCCTCGTGGCCGGCGGTTCCTGA